The Thermus caldifontis genome includes a region encoding these proteins:
- a CDS encoding gamma carbonic anhydrase family protein, translating into MSVYRFEDKLPQVHPTAFIAPGAYVVGEVEVGEGASIWFAAVVRGDLERVVIGPGSNIQDGAVLHADPSFPCLLGAGVTVGHRAVVHGAVVEEGALIGIGAVVLNGARVGRNAVVGAGAVVPPGMEIPEGKLAVGVPARIKGAAEPPGNAPRYRALAERYRQGLSPLDLPRRYRLTLRGQDALNPFSELHLRLKRTRKEVLEVLRRASQGFPLGPEEALPLVEDGFLSPE; encoded by the coding sequence TTGAGCGTTTACCGCTTTGAGGACAAGCTTCCCCAGGTGCACCCCACCGCCTTCATCGCCCCCGGGGCTTACGTGGTGGGGGAGGTGGAGGTGGGGGAGGGAGCTTCCATATGGTTTGCCGCCGTGGTCCGGGGGGATTTGGAGCGGGTGGTGATTGGCCCGGGAAGCAATATTCAGGATGGCGCGGTTCTCCACGCCGACCCCAGCTTTCCCTGCCTTTTGGGGGCCGGGGTTACCGTGGGGCACCGGGCGGTGGTCCACGGGGCGGTGGTGGAGGAGGGAGCCCTGATCGGCATAGGGGCGGTGGTGTTGAACGGGGCTAGGGTGGGGCGGAATGCGGTGGTGGGGGCGGGGGCGGTGGTCCCTCCCGGAATGGAGATTCCCGAAGGGAAGCTGGCCGTGGGGGTCCCGGCCCGCATCAAAGGGGCGGCGGAGCCTCCGGGAAACGCCCCCAGGTATCGGGCCTTGGCGGAACGCTACCGCCAAGGGCTTTCCCCCCTGGACCTTCCCCGCCGCTACCGCCTCACCCTGCGGGGGCAGGATGCCCTGAACCCCTTTAGCGAACTGCATCTTCGCCTGAAGCGCACCCGAAAGGAGGTCCTCGAGGTCCTGAGGCGGGCCTCCCAAGGTTTCCCCCTGGGCCCGGAGGAGGCCCTTCCCTTGGTGGAGGACGGGTTTCTCTCCCCCGAGTGA
- a CDS encoding DUF2905 family protein: MEAGKVLLFIGLSLALLGLLLLYFPKLFFWFGHLPGDIRMEREGLRVYIPITSALLLSLLLSLLLHLFRR, translated from the coding sequence ATGGAAGCGGGTAAGGTTCTCCTCTTCATTGGCCTTTCCCTAGCCCTGTTAGGCCTTTTGCTCCTCTACTTTCCTAAGCTCTTCTTCTGGTTCGGCCACCTGCCAGGGGATATCCGCATGGAGCGGGAAGGGCTACGGGTGTACATCCCCATCACCTCGGCCCTTCTCCTTTCCCTTCTTCTAAGCCTTCTTTTGCACCTATTCCGCCGCTAG
- a CDS encoding COG1470 family protein, whose amino-acid sequence MRLFPALLPLLLGLAWAQVRFLPSPGLAGVPGDYLTLSLKVEGTGSVRFRLFPPEGWQALSQERQAVLEGKEETLSFTLRVPPLPAGTQGRALVAAYEGEKEVARTEVALTVLPLIQVALSAPATLEANLGGPFEFPVYVSNRSNQREEVLLEAEAAMFQVFLNPAGLSLAPGETGVVRVLVNPQGEISAGYRFYLKLRATPKTQPEARKEAGVIVLFKDPLAGSGKSDRDPELTLGLGVALSLGATWERGQIQGQVGYLLAPSLSGALSDYVTATLAPSPLTGDLQDPLRLPQTLTLSLKGEGWEARAQGGQGSFGLASTFRLDPARVSLEGTYRPGGLGLRASAVSLDKSLDLQGALSTQTAPTGRQDNLSLRYRLPLEGGLSLGLGTDLSGQTGEAYRLSFGLSQSLTWQTQDLELVQSYGGVPLAGLHTLGLAGGTRSLYPLGLRGSTSVQLGPSQGLWQNQLTLYAQPVAGAFVSLTGSYRQQGESRGYGLAPSLSTAFGEPGVYSGGLSLSYGMNKRLSGEAPENQSYQASLTLGTRDLSLSGYLRYLLQENPLLEGSLLLRLALSGGSLEGQYLTKRGTDKDVTLYGAAWNQLWPGSLQSRLFYEYRLEESPNQRLGLSLFQRNFLEPGLSLGASYTLILEPGEARHAFGLSLAYTQTFTFTTPKEMVDLFGGRKGGEVVGQAFRDENLNGHRDPGEAPLAGLRVCLGKTCETTDAEGRYRLFTAAGEGALFFGNLPATLALVGEERVRVILNASLEKNLPFAPATTLAVQVLDSGNEQGLAFAGVCAEGPVKRCTRADANGRALIGGLFRGEYRVYPDPRYLPAGYQGGEALQVQVDPSLPPKATQVVALPPRREVEVTYTADRLSLVATADPSTPISGAEVEIKALVQGEAQVVFLDLPSGPVALLRQEGNYYAARIRLALAPGFHTLTVKAKGQEEAEAPLFLQVVPGSLYSPSSLEGPKVKITLRFRANQVALTEKGQSFALKSEDGYTWTGDIPLGPGHYSLLVLADGERLGEVGLAIPSESANH is encoded by the coding sequence ATGAGACTTTTTCCGGCTCTTCTCCCCCTCCTTCTTGGTCTGGCCTGGGCCCAGGTGCGCTTCCTCCCCAGCCCTGGCCTCGCCGGGGTCCCGGGGGACTACCTCACCTTGAGCCTGAAGGTGGAGGGAACCGGGTCGGTGCGCTTCCGCCTCTTCCCCCCGGAGGGCTGGCAGGCCCTTTCCCAGGAAAGGCAGGCGGTACTGGAGGGCAAGGAGGAAACCCTAAGCTTCACCCTGCGGGTACCCCCTCTGCCTGCAGGCACCCAGGGGAGGGCTCTGGTGGCGGCCTACGAGGGGGAAAAGGAGGTGGCCAGGACCGAGGTGGCGTTAACGGTGTTGCCCTTGATCCAGGTAGCCCTCTCCGCCCCGGCCACCCTCGAGGCCAACCTGGGAGGACCCTTTGAGTTTCCGGTCTATGTCAGCAACCGCTCCAACCAAAGGGAGGAGGTCTTGCTGGAGGCGGAGGCCGCCATGTTCCAGGTGTTCTTAAATCCAGCGGGCCTGAGCCTGGCCCCCGGGGAAACCGGGGTGGTGCGGGTCTTGGTGAACCCTCAAGGGGAGATCTCCGCCGGCTACCGCTTCTACCTGAAGCTCAGGGCCACCCCCAAGACCCAGCCCGAGGCCCGGAAGGAGGCTGGGGTCATCGTGCTCTTCAAGGATCCCCTGGCGGGAAGCGGTAAAAGTGACCGGGACCCCGAACTCACCCTGGGGCTGGGCGTGGCCCTGAGCCTGGGGGCCACCTGGGAACGGGGCCAGATTCAAGGCCAGGTGGGCTACCTCCTGGCTCCCAGCTTAAGCGGGGCCCTTTCCGACTATGTGACGGCCACCCTTGCCCCAAGCCCCCTCACGGGGGATCTGCAGGATCCCTTGCGCCTGCCCCAGACCCTCACCCTGAGCCTCAAGGGCGAGGGCTGGGAGGCCCGGGCCCAAGGGGGGCAGGGAAGCTTCGGCCTGGCCTCCACCTTCCGCTTAGACCCGGCGCGGGTGAGCCTCGAGGGCACCTACCGCCCAGGGGGCCTGGGCCTTAGGGCCAGCGCGGTGAGCCTGGACAAAAGCCTAGACCTCCAAGGCGCCCTCTCCACGCAAACCGCCCCCACGGGCCGCCAGGACAACCTGAGCCTGCGCTACCGCCTGCCCCTGGAGGGGGGCCTTAGCCTGGGCCTGGGCACCGACCTCAGCGGCCAGACGGGGGAGGCCTACCGGCTTTCCTTTGGCCTGAGCCAAAGCCTCACCTGGCAGACCCAGGACCTGGAGTTGGTGCAAAGCTATGGCGGCGTGCCCCTGGCCGGCCTCCACACCCTGGGCCTGGCAGGGGGCACCCGGAGCCTTTACCCCCTGGGCCTTCGGGGGAGCACCAGCGTGCAACTGGGCCCCAGCCAGGGCCTTTGGCAAAACCAGCTCACCCTTTACGCCCAGCCGGTGGCCGGGGCCTTCGTAAGCCTCACGGGCAGTTACCGGCAACAAGGGGAAAGCCGGGGGTATGGCTTGGCCCCAAGCCTCAGCACCGCCTTCGGCGAACCCGGGGTGTACAGCGGGGGCCTGAGCCTAAGCTACGGCATGAACAAAAGGCTTTCCGGGGAAGCCCCCGAGAACCAGAGCTACCAGGCCAGCCTCACCCTGGGCACCCGCGACCTGAGCCTTTCCGGCTACCTGCGCTATCTTCTCCAGGAAAATCCCCTTCTGGAAGGAAGCCTCTTGCTCCGACTGGCCTTGAGCGGGGGGAGCCTCGAGGGGCAGTACCTGACCAAGCGGGGCACGGACAAGGACGTTACCCTCTACGGGGCCGCCTGGAATCAGCTCTGGCCGGGAAGCCTGCAAAGCCGCCTCTTCTACGAGTACCGCCTGGAGGAGAGCCCAAACCAACGCCTGGGCCTTTCCCTCTTCCAGCGCAACTTCCTGGAACCCGGCCTTTCCTTGGGGGCCTCCTACACCCTCATCCTCGAGCCCGGGGAAGCCCGCCACGCCTTTGGCCTCAGCCTGGCCTACACGCAAACCTTCACCTTCACCACCCCGAAGGAGATGGTGGACCTCTTTGGCGGCCGTAAGGGAGGCGAGGTGGTGGGCCAGGCCTTTCGCGACGAGAACCTGAACGGGCACCGGGATCCCGGCGAGGCGCCTTTGGCGGGCCTGAGGGTATGCCTGGGGAAGACCTGCGAAACCACCGACGCAGAAGGCCGCTACCGTCTTTTCACCGCCGCTGGCGAGGGCGCCCTCTTTTTCGGCAACCTTCCCGCCACCCTAGCCCTAGTAGGGGAGGAACGGGTTCGGGTAATCCTGAACGCCAGCCTGGAGAAGAACCTGCCCTTCGCCCCCGCCACCACCCTGGCGGTCCAGGTGCTGGACAGCGGAAACGAGCAGGGCCTGGCCTTCGCCGGGGTTTGCGCCGAGGGACCGGTAAAACGCTGCACACGGGCGGACGCCAACGGTCGCGCCCTTATAGGTGGGCTTTTCCGCGGGGAATACCGGGTATATCCCGACCCCCGCTACCTGCCTGCGGGCTACCAGGGCGGCGAAGCCCTGCAGGTGCAGGTGGATCCCAGCCTACCCCCAAAGGCCACCCAGGTGGTGGCCCTCCCCCCCAGGCGGGAGGTGGAGGTGACCTACACCGCAGACCGCCTGAGCCTGGTGGCCACCGCCGACCCCTCCACCCCCATCTCCGGGGCCGAGGTGGAGATCAAGGCCTTGGTGCAGGGGGAAGCCCAGGTGGTTTTTCTGGACCTCCCCTCAGGCCCGGTGGCCCTACTCCGTCAGGAGGGGAACTACTACGCCGCCCGGATCCGCCTAGCCTTGGCCCCGGGGTTTCATACGCTGACCGTGAAAGCCAAGGGGCAGGAGGAAGCCGAAGCGCCTTTGTTCCTTCAGGTGGTGCCTGGCTCCCTCTATAGCCCCAGTTCCCTGGAGGGTCCTAAAGTAAAGATCACCCTTCGCTTCCGGGCTAATCAAGTAGCCCTGACGGAAAAAGGCCAGAGCTTCGCCCTCAAAAGCGAGGACGGCTACACCTGGACCGGGGATATACCCTTAGGCCCCGGCCATTACTCCCTTTTGGTGCTGGCCGATGGGGAAAGGCTGGGTGAGGTGGGCCTGGCCATCCCCTCGGAAAGCGCAAACCATTGA
- the folE gene encoding GTP cyclohydrolase I FolE, with translation MKRKMVEIEETGLTFETEVDLEHLQRLSAEWLEVIGEDPSRPGLLKTPERVAKAWAFLTRGYRQDLKAIINEAVFPAEGSEMVVVKGIEFYSMCEHHLLPFFGQVHIGYIPNGKILGLSKFARIVDMFARRLQVQERLAVQIAEAIQEVLEPQGVGVVVEGVHLCMMMRGVEKQHSRTTTSAMLGVFRESQKTREEFLSHLK, from the coding sequence ATGAAGCGCAAGATGGTGGAGATAGAAGAAACCGGTTTGACCTTTGAAACGGAAGTGGACCTGGAGCACCTTCAGAGGCTCTCGGCTGAATGGCTGGAGGTGATCGGGGAGGATCCTTCCCGCCCGGGCCTCCTGAAGACGCCAGAGCGGGTGGCCAAGGCCTGGGCCTTCCTCACCCGAGGGTATCGGCAGGACCTGAAGGCCATCATAAACGAAGCCGTATTCCCGGCTGAGGGTAGCGAAATGGTGGTGGTGAAGGGCATCGAGTTCTACTCCATGTGCGAGCACCACCTCCTGCCCTTCTTCGGCCAGGTGCACATTGGCTATATCCCAAATGGAAAGATCCTGGGGCTTTCCAAGTTCGCCCGCATCGTGGATATGTTTGCGAGAAGGCTTCAGGTGCAGGAGCGCCTGGCGGTGCAGATCGCCGAGGCCATCCAGGAGGTCTTAGAGCCCCAGGGCGTGGGCGTGGTGGTGGAGGGGGTTCACCTCTGCATGATGATGCGGGGGGTGGAGAAGCAACACTCCCGCACCACCACCAGCGCCATGCTGGGAGTCTTCCGGGAAAGCCAGAAGACCCGGGAGGAGTTTCTAAGCCACTTGAAATAG
- a CDS encoding carbohydrate ABC transporter permease, whose product MGRALGHLLVFLVLLFVLLPFLWMTYAAFMPKEAVYSGELFSKVGFSLENVRGLAKEGFWSRLFFSMTLSLGVVLLQLLTALLAAYALRAGLGLLPFYLVLMAVPAELLLVPLYGILKGLSLLDTALALALPFAASPFVIYLVYQAMRAVPEELLEAARLDGAGHRVLLFGILFPLVRPTLVAAGVLAFAAHWNLVLYPRVMVSDPRFWTLQTWLTDLQRKYPTDWGLLSAAALFSVLPIALLYLLFERRVVATFEEGLKG is encoded by the coding sequence GTGGGCCGGGCTTTAGGGCATCTTTTGGTCTTTTTGGTTCTCCTTTTCGTCCTCCTTCCCTTCCTCTGGATGACCTACGCTGCCTTCATGCCCAAGGAAGCCGTGTACTCGGGGGAACTGTTCTCAAAGGTGGGTTTTAGCCTGGAGAACGTGCGGGGCTTGGCGAAGGAAGGGTTTTGGAGCCGGCTTTTCTTTTCCATGACGCTTTCTTTAGGGGTGGTCCTCCTTCAGCTCCTCACGGCCCTTTTGGCCGCTTACGCCCTGCGGGCTGGGCTTGGGCTTTTGCCCTTTTACCTGGTGCTTATGGCCGTACCCGCCGAGCTCCTTTTGGTACCCCTTTATGGCATCCTCAAGGGGCTTTCCCTTTTGGATACCGCCCTTGCCCTGGCCCTACCCTTTGCCGCTAGCCCCTTCGTCATCTACCTGGTCTACCAGGCCATGCGGGCGGTACCCGAGGAGCTTTTGGAGGCAGCCCGGCTGGATGGGGCGGGGCATCGGGTGCTTCTTTTCGGGATCCTTTTCCCCTTGGTGCGGCCCACCCTGGTGGCGGCTGGGGTCTTGGCCTTCGCCGCCCACTGGAACCTGGTACTCTACCCCAGGGTCATGGTTTCCGACCCCAGGTTTTGGACCCTGCAGACCTGGCTTACGGACCTGCAGCGCAAATACCCCACGGACTGGGGCCTTCTTTCCGCCGCTGCCCTCTTCTCGGTGCTTCCCATCGCCCTTCTCTATTTGCTCTTTGAGAGGCGGGTGGTGGCCACCTTTGAGGAGGGGCTTAAGGGCTAA
- the typA gene encoding translational GTPase TypA translates to MEIRNIAIIAHVDHGKTTLVDAMLRQAKALAKEEGERILDSGDLEKERGITILAKNTAVVWDGVKINIVDTPGHADFGGEVERALSLVDGVLLLVDAAEGPMPQTRFVLRKALEAGLKPLVVLNKVDKKEARPDEVLNLTFDLMVELGATEEQLDFPYLYAIGRDGRAWREEPKEDLSELFQTILQHIPSPRWEEGPFQLLVANLDHSPYLGRIAIGKVARGRVRKGESIAILKEGEALSAKVVAVYTHQGLERVEVAESLPGDIVALAGVEGVEIGDTLSDPQTREALPRLKVDEPTVALTLTANTSPFAGREGVHVTGQKLKERLLKELRTNVALQVEEVAPEVFELRGRGELHLAILLETMRREGYEFSVGQPRVLTKDGLEPYELLVVEVPQDRFGSVMEALGARRAEMVHMEVGERVRAEFVVPARALFGFRSLFLSLTGGEGLLSHTFHGFGPEAGPIPTRTTGSAVAMEAGVATAYSLNRLQERVQFFIEPGTEVYVGMIVGEHVRENDLEVNVTTAKKLTNIRAAGSDENIRLVPPRRLSLEEALEFLAEDELLEVTPKSLRLRKKVLDPSKRKRLVGK, encoded by the coding sequence ATGGAGATTAGAAACATCGCCATCATTGCCCACGTGGACCACGGGAAAACCACCTTGGTGGACGCCATGCTTCGCCAGGCCAAGGCCCTGGCCAAGGAAGAGGGGGAGCGGATCCTGGACTCGGGCGACCTGGAAAAGGAGCGGGGCATCACCATCCTGGCCAAGAATACGGCCGTGGTCTGGGATGGGGTGAAGATCAACATCGTGGACACCCCCGGCCATGCGGACTTTGGCGGGGAGGTGGAGCGGGCCCTTTCCCTGGTGGACGGGGTGCTCCTTTTGGTGGATGCCGCCGAAGGCCCCATGCCCCAGACCCGCTTCGTCCTAAGGAAGGCCCTGGAGGCTGGGCTCAAGCCCCTCGTGGTCCTCAACAAGGTGGACAAGAAGGAAGCCCGCCCCGATGAGGTCCTAAACCTCACCTTTGACCTCATGGTGGAGTTGGGGGCCACGGAGGAGCAGCTGGACTTTCCCTACCTCTACGCCATCGGCCGGGATGGCCGGGCCTGGCGGGAGGAACCCAAAGAGGATCTCTCCGAGCTTTTCCAAACCATCCTCCAGCACATCCCCTCGCCCCGGTGGGAGGAGGGGCCCTTCCAGCTTCTGGTGGCCAACCTGGACCACTCCCCCTACCTGGGGCGCATCGCCATCGGCAAGGTGGCCCGGGGCCGGGTGCGCAAGGGGGAAAGCATAGCCATCTTGAAAGAGGGCGAAGCCCTCTCCGCCAAGGTGGTGGCGGTCTACACCCACCAGGGCCTGGAGCGGGTGGAGGTGGCGGAGAGCCTGCCCGGGGACATCGTGGCCCTGGCGGGGGTGGAAGGGGTGGAGATCGGGGATACCTTGTCCGACCCCCAGACCCGAGAGGCCCTTCCCCGCCTGAAGGTGGACGAGCCCACCGTGGCCCTCACCCTCACCGCCAACACCTCCCCCTTTGCCGGACGGGAGGGGGTGCACGTGACCGGCCAGAAGCTGAAGGAACGCCTCCTTAAGGAGCTCCGCACCAACGTGGCCCTCCAGGTGGAGGAAGTCGCCCCCGAGGTCTTTGAGCTTAGGGGCCGGGGAGAGCTCCACCTGGCCATCCTCCTGGAAACCATGCGCCGGGAAGGATACGAGTTCAGCGTGGGCCAGCCCCGGGTGCTCACCAAGGATGGCCTCGAGCCCTACGAGCTTTTGGTGGTGGAGGTGCCCCAGGACCGCTTTGGAAGCGTCATGGAGGCCCTGGGGGCCCGGCGGGCGGAAATGGTCCACATGGAGGTGGGCGAGCGGGTAAGGGCGGAGTTCGTGGTCCCAGCCCGGGCCCTTTTTGGCTTCCGAAGCCTTTTCCTTTCCCTCACCGGGGGAGAGGGGCTTTTGAGCCACACCTTCCACGGCTTCGGCCCCGAGGCGGGCCCCATCCCCACCCGCACCACGGGTAGCGCCGTGGCCATGGAAGCGGGGGTGGCCACCGCCTATAGCCTCAACCGCCTGCAGGAGCGGGTGCAGTTTTTCATTGAGCCGGGCACCGAGGTCTACGTGGGCATGATCGTGGGGGAACACGTGCGGGAAAACGACCTGGAGGTGAACGTCACCACCGCCAAAAAGCTCACCAACATCCGGGCAGCAGGCTCCGACGAGAACATCCGCCTGGTGCCCCCAAGGCGGCTTTCCCTGGAGGAAGCCCTGGAGTTCCTGGCCGAGGACGAGCTTTTGGAGGTCACCCCCAAGAGCCTACGCCTGCGCAAGAAGGTGCTGGACCCCTCTAAGCGGAAGCGCTTGGTGGGGAAGTAA
- a CDS encoding CaiB/BaiF CoA transferase family protein — protein MRPLSGIKVLDLSRVLAGPLCTMILADLGAEVIKVEPPWGDETRGWGPPFVQGESAYFLSVNRGKRSLALDLKTPEGQEVVRRLAQGADVLVENFKTGDLKRYRLDYESLKGLNPRLVYLSITGFGHTGPRAQEPGYDAALQGYTGIMSVTGEPAGPPMKVGVAWIDVMTGMMGGVAVLAALLERERSGLGQHIDLSLFDVGLFALANLGESYLLTGKPPKRLGNAHAQIVPYGAFPAADGWLVLAVGNDEQFARLCQALDLPDLLKRFPTNAERVEAREEVVEALSAVLRTHPRAYWLQRCKEAGTPAAPVNDLAEAFQDPQAQARGAIWSLSHPLLGPLPTLANPLRFLSRTPAKPSLPPPLLGQHTEEVLREAGYTEEEVARLVEKGVVRIQSQRER, from the coding sequence ATGCGACCCCTTTCCGGCATCAAGGTGCTGGACCTTTCCCGGGTGCTGGCAGGCCCCCTTTGCACCATGATCCTGGCCGACCTGGGGGCCGAGGTCATCAAGGTGGAACCCCCCTGGGGGGACGAAACCCGGGGCTGGGGACCCCCTTTTGTCCAGGGGGAAAGCGCCTATTTCCTCTCCGTGAACCGAGGAAAGCGTAGTTTGGCCTTGGACTTGAAAACCCCAGAGGGCCAGGAGGTGGTGCGGAGGTTAGCCCAAGGCGCCGATGTCTTGGTGGAGAACTTCAAAACCGGGGATCTGAAGCGCTACCGTCTGGATTACGAAAGCCTTAAAGGGCTAAACCCCCGCCTGGTCTACCTTTCCATCACCGGTTTCGGCCACACGGGACCCAGGGCCCAAGAACCCGGGTACGACGCCGCCTTGCAGGGCTATACCGGCATCATGTCCGTCACCGGGGAGCCAGCGGGCCCCCCCATGAAGGTGGGGGTGGCCTGGATTGACGTGATGACGGGCATGATGGGTGGGGTGGCCGTGCTTGCCGCCCTTTTGGAGCGGGAAAGGAGCGGCCTCGGCCAGCACATAGACCTTTCCCTTTTTGACGTGGGCCTCTTCGCCTTGGCCAACCTGGGGGAAAGCTACCTCCTCACGGGAAAGCCCCCTAAGCGCCTGGGCAACGCCCACGCCCAGATCGTGCCCTACGGGGCCTTTCCCGCCGCAGACGGCTGGCTTGTTTTAGCGGTGGGGAACGACGAGCAGTTTGCCAGGCTTTGCCAGGCTCTGGACTTACCCGACCTGCTAAAGCGGTTCCCCACCAACGCAGAGAGGGTGGAGGCCCGGGAGGAAGTGGTGGAAGCCCTGTCTGCCGTTCTCAGGACCCATCCCCGGGCTTACTGGCTCCAAAGGTGCAAGGAGGCAGGTACCCCCGCCGCTCCCGTCAACGACTTGGCCGAGGCCTTCCAAGATCCCCAGGCCCAGGCCCGGGGGGCCATCTGGAGCCTTTCCCACCCCCTTTTGGGCCCCTTGCCCACCCTGGCCAACCCCTTGCGCTTTCTCTCCCGCACCCCCGCAAAACCTTCCCTACCCCCGCCCCTTTTGGGGCAACACACGGAGGAGGTGCTACGGGAGGCAGGCTATACCGAGGAGGAAGTGGCCCGGCTTGTGGAAAAGGGCGTGGTCCGTATCCAATCCCAAAGGGAAAGGTGA
- a CDS encoding replication-associated recombination protein A, translating to MKGMEPLAERLRPRSLDEVLGQPHLTGPRGLLRRMLEGKRLSSMVLFGPPGTGKTTLAQILAEGVGKPFLRLSAVEAGLKEIRAAVERARKERSLVLFLDEVHRFNRAQQDALLPHLESGLLTLIGATAENPAFELTPALRSRLRFFPLRPLSEEDLLALLQKALTDPRGLPGTPFEEEALHLLAQAAAGDARFALNTLELAASLGEVSVRTVREALGAERFAMDKGGDGFYDLVSALHKSLRGSHVDAALYYLARLLKAGADPLYLARRLIRVAVEDVGLADPLALRLAVAAKEAYEALGSPEGELALVEATVYLALAPKSNSLYTAWKKAEEAAQSHPHAPVPLHLRNAPTGLQKALGHGKGYAYYHEDKEGSFAQSYLPEGLEDLLLFEATGEGWEERVRERLKALRERFRR from the coding sequence ATGAAGGGGATGGAACCCCTGGCCGAGCGCCTTAGACCCCGCTCCTTGGACGAGGTCCTGGGACAGCCCCACCTCACCGGGCCCCGGGGGCTTTTAAGGCGGATGCTGGAGGGGAAAAGGCTTTCCTCCATGGTCCTCTTCGGCCCGCCGGGCACGGGCAAGACCACCCTGGCCCAGATCCTGGCGGAGGGGGTGGGCAAGCCCTTCCTCCGGCTTTCTGCGGTGGAGGCGGGGCTCAAGGAAATAAGGGCGGCGGTGGAAAGGGCCAGAAAGGAAAGGAGCCTGGTCCTTTTCCTGGACGAGGTGCACCGCTTCAACCGGGCCCAGCAAGACGCCCTCCTGCCCCATCTGGAGTCGGGCCTCCTCACCCTGATCGGGGCCACCGCGGAAAACCCCGCCTTTGAGCTCACCCCCGCCCTCCGCTCCCGCCTGCGCTTCTTTCCCTTAAGGCCTCTCTCCGAGGAAGACCTCCTAGCCCTTCTCCAGAAAGCCCTCACCGACCCTAGGGGCCTCCCGGGAACCCCCTTTGAGGAGGAAGCCCTCCACCTCCTGGCCCAGGCCGCCGCCGGCGACGCCCGCTTCGCCCTTAACACCCTGGAGCTGGCCGCCTCCTTGGGAGAGGTAAGCGTAAGGACCGTACGGGAAGCCCTGGGCGCCGAGCGCTTCGCCATGGACAAGGGCGGGGATGGGTTTTACGACCTGGTCTCCGCCCTCCACAAAAGCCTCCGGGGAAGCCACGTGGACGCCGCCCTCTACTACCTGGCCAGGCTTCTTAAGGCCGGGGCCGACCCCCTCTACCTGGCCCGCCGCCTCATCCGGGTGGCGGTGGAGGATGTGGGCCTGGCGGACCCTTTGGCCCTGCGCCTGGCGGTGGCGGCTAAGGAGGCCTACGAGGCCCTGGGAAGCCCGGAAGGGGAGCTGGCCCTGGTGGAGGCCACCGTTTACCTGGCCCTGGCCCCCAAGTCCAACAGCCTTTACACCGCCTGGAAGAAAGCAGAGGAGGCAGCCCAGAGCCATCCTCACGCTCCCGTGCCCCTACATCTGAGGAACGCTCCGACCGGTTTGCAGAAGGCCCTTGGCCACGGCAAAGGCTACGCCTATTACCACGAGGACAAGGAGGGAAGCTTCGCCCAAAGCTACCTACCGGAGGGGCTAGAAGACCTCCTCCTCTTTGAGGCCACGGGGGAAGGCTGGGAAGAAAGGGTGCGGGAGAGGCTCAAGGCCCTCAGGGAGAGGTTCCGAAGGTGA
- a CDS encoding NUDIX hydrolase — MELGAGGVVFNEKGEVLLLRDRMGFWVFPKGHVEPGEVLEETAVREVLEETGIRAEVVAPLFPTRYVNPKGVEREIHWFLMRGEGEPRLEKGMSGLGWFSPEEARALLSFPEDLRLLEVALERLPL, encoded by the coding sequence ATGGAGCTAGGGGCGGGGGGTGTGGTCTTTAACGAAAAGGGGGAGGTGCTCCTCCTCCGCGACCGCATGGGCTTCTGGGTTTTCCCCAAGGGGCACGTGGAGCCAGGGGAGGTCCTCGAGGAGACCGCGGTGCGGGAGGTCCTGGAGGAAACCGGGATAAGGGCCGAGGTCGTGGCTCCCCTCTTTCCCACCCGTTACGTGAACCCCAAGGGGGTGGAGCGGGAAATACACTGGTTTCTCATGCGGGGGGAGGGGGAGCCCCGCCTGGAAAAGGGGATGAGTGGGCTCGGTTGGTTTAGCCCGGAAGAGGCCCGAGCCCTCCTTTCCTTTCCCGAAGACCTGCGCCTTTTGGAGGTGGCCCTTGAGCGTTTACCGCTTTGA